A region from the Nodosilinea sp. FACHB-141 genome encodes:
- a CDS encoding low molecular weight protein tyrosine phosphatase family protein has translation MKLLFVCSRNRLRSPTAEAVFAEYDGLEVDSAGLNPEADMPLTSEAVQWADIVFVMEQSHRSQLAKKFQPWLKQKRVICLDIPDKYGYMDPALVKLLKQKVLPLLGTFKGSEQR, from the coding sequence ATGAAATTGTTGTTTGTTTGCAGTCGCAACCGACTGCGCAGCCCGACTGCTGAAGCCGTATTTGCAGAGTATGACGGGTTAGAAGTGGATTCAGCTGGGTTGAACCCAGAGGCAGACATGCCGTTGACGAGCGAAGCTGTTCAGTGGGCAGACATTGTTTTTGTCATGGAGCAGTCTCACCGCAGCCAGCTCGCAAAGAAGTTTCAGCCTTGGCTCAAACAGAAACGGGTGATTTGCCTAGACATTCCCGATAAGTATGGGTACATGGATCCAGCTTTAGTAAAGTTGCTAAAGCAAAAGGTACTGCCGCTATTGGGAACCTTTAAGGGCAGTGAACAGAGGTAG
- a CDS encoding lysophospholipid acyltransferase family protein — protein MQKPGWSLDRRDPQFIENFQPVWAWLYEHYFRVQTQGWEQIPAGQIMLVGSHNGGLSTPDMFMMIYDWVRRFGADRLVYGLMHPKVWQACPFVASLAERAGAIAAHPKTALAALERGASILVYPGGAQDVFRPFYQRDQVHLGDRKGFVKIAIQRQIPIVPVVSWGAHETLLVLADIYPLVERLHELGMPWLLGIDPEVFPVYLGLPWGIAFGPLPNIPLPRPIATHVGAPIYFERYGVEAARDRTYVDACYRQVHHKMQHDLNHLIAKDIDGLCLS, from the coding sequence ATGCAGAAACCAGGTTGGTCATTAGATCGTCGTGATCCTCAGTTTATTGAGAACTTTCAACCGGTTTGGGCTTGGCTGTACGAGCATTACTTTCGTGTGCAGACCCAAGGGTGGGAGCAGATTCCTGCGGGCCAGATCATGCTGGTGGGCTCTCACAATGGCGGATTGTCGACACCCGACATGTTTATGATGATCTACGACTGGGTGCGGCGCTTTGGTGCCGATCGCCTCGTCTACGGGCTGATGCACCCCAAGGTGTGGCAAGCCTGCCCGTTTGTGGCTAGTCTGGCCGAACGGGCTGGGGCGATCGCCGCTCATCCCAAAACAGCCCTAGCTGCCCTCGAGCGCGGTGCTAGCATTTTGGTGTATCCCGGCGGGGCGCAGGATGTTTTTCGTCCGTTTTATCAGCGCGATCAGGTTCATCTAGGCGATCGCAAGGGGTTTGTCAAAATTGCCATTCAGCGCCAGATTCCCATTGTGCCTGTAGTCTCTTGGGGTGCCCACGAAACGCTGCTGGTGCTGGCCGACATCTATCCCCTCGTAGAACGTCTTCACGAGTTGGGCATGCCCTGGCTGCTGGGCATCGATCCAGAGGTGTTCCCTGTGTACCTAGGGCTGCCCTGGGGCATTGCGTTTGGGCCGTTGCCAAATATTCCCTTGCCTCGGCCCATAGCTACCCATGTTGGCGCACCGATCTACTTTGAGCGCTATGGGGTAGAGGCGGCGCGCGATCGCACTTACGTCGATGCCTGCTACCGGCAGGTTCACCATAAAATGCAGCACGACCTCAACCATCTAATTGCTAAAGATATAGATGGATTGTGCCTCTCCTAG
- a CDS encoding type II toxin-antitoxin system PemK/MazF family toxin, whose translation MLINRGDIYWVTLDSHIPHPYVILQDDLFNHSHLPTVVACALTTNHKRISLPGNVALEAGEANLPKRSFVEAGKITSLQKTQLGPYIGTLAEARVVEILDGIRFLQRITR comes from the coding sequence ATGTTGATCAACCGCGGCGATATTTACTGGGTCACGCTGGATTCCCATATTCCTCACCCCTATGTCATCCTGCAAGACGATCTGTTCAACCACAGCCACCTCCCCACCGTCGTCGCCTGCGCCCTGACTACCAACCACAAGCGCATCAGCCTTCCCGGCAATGTGGCCCTTGAAGCTGGCGAGGCCAACCTGCCGAAGCGAAGCTTTGTCGAGGCGGGTAAAATCACGTCGCTGCAAAAAACCCAGCTCGGCCCCTATATCGGCACTCTTGCCGAAGCACGGGTAGTCGAGATCCTCGACGGCATCCGGTTCCTTCAGCGGATTACCCGATGA
- the dnaN gene encoding DNA polymerase III subunit beta has protein sequence MKFICPQNELSAQLSSVSRAVSSRPNRPVLANILVKADIENQSVTLVGFDEVLGIESRFSAQVEEPGTLTLPSKLWGDIVSRLANEDITLESEGDSTTVTLTSSSGRYEVRGLSAEDYPALPTVEDGESITLSADALLSGLRGSLFATSGDETKQVLTGVHLLSETDALEFAATDGHRLSVVQTTDESATDTPSMDVTVPAKALRELERMIQGYTSNEPVALRLDETQVLFDLGHQRLTTRLLEGQYPNYRQLLPKQFARQVTVDRRLLMASLERIAVLASQKNDIIKITLNPGNQSIALSVEAQEVGSGHEELPAQVSGDELDIAFNVRYLLDGLKAFDTTEVQMQCNAATSPAVFVPLGETKITYLVMPVQIRG, from the coding sequence ATGAAGTTTATCTGCCCCCAGAACGAGCTGAGTGCCCAACTGTCTTCAGTTAGCCGTGCTGTGTCGTCGCGTCCTAATCGGCCAGTGCTGGCCAATATATTGGTTAAGGCCGATATTGAGAACCAGTCAGTAACCTTGGTGGGCTTTGACGAAGTGTTGGGCATTGAAAGCCGCTTTAGCGCCCAAGTAGAGGAACCCGGCACGCTGACGCTGCCCTCTAAGCTTTGGGGCGATATCGTTTCTCGCCTAGCCAACGAAGACATTACCCTAGAGTCTGAGGGCGACAGCACTACCGTGACGCTGACCTCTTCCTCTGGTCGCTACGAGGTGCGGGGCTTGAGTGCCGAAGACTATCCCGCGCTGCCCACAGTAGAAGATGGCGAATCGATTACTCTTTCTGCCGACGCGCTGCTCAGTGGCCTGCGCGGCTCGCTCTTTGCCACCAGCGGTGACGAAACCAAGCAGGTGCTCACCGGCGTACACCTGCTCTCTGAAACCGATGCCCTAGAGTTTGCCGCCACCGATGGCCACCGCCTATCCGTAGTGCAAACCACTGACGAATCGGCCACGGATACCCCTTCAATGGATGTTACCGTGCCAGCCAAGGCCCTGCGCGAGCTAGAGCGCATGATTCAGGGCTATACCTCTAATGAGCCGGTGGCCTTGCGGCTCGATGAAACCCAGGTGTTGTTTGACCTGGGTCACCAGCGCCTCACCACTCGCCTGCTCGAGGGGCAGTACCCCAACTACCGGCAGCTGCTGCCGAAGCAGTTTGCCCGCCAGGTGACGGTCGATCGCAGATTACTGATGGCTAGCCTGGAACGTATTGCTGTGCTGGCTAGTCAGAAGAACGACATCATCAAAATTACCCTCAACCCTGGCAATCAGAGTATTGCCCTCTCGGTGGAAGCTCAGGAGGTAGGCAGCGGGCACGAAGAACTGCCCGCCCAGGTGAGCGGCGATGAGCTCGATATTGCTTTTAACGTGCGCTATCTGCTGGATGGGCTAAAGGCGTTTGACACCACCGAGGTGCAAATGCAGTGCAATGCAGCGACCAGCCCAGCGGTGTTTGTGCCCCTGGGGGAAACTAAGATTACCTATCTGGTTATGCCTGTGCAGATTCGAGGGTAG
- a CDS encoding universal stress protein translates to MYRKILVALDNSPASDTLFTQALELAQATDGALLLVHSLSNQEESSPLPMSPRLDNIYWAPGTELDLEAWRQAWVRYEHESFDRLRHHAATANTAGVPAEFRQLIGNPATVICKAAQEWGADLILIGNRGRTGLAELVLGSVSNHVMHRATCSVLVMKANVLSSTATSATAEVA, encoded by the coding sequence ATGTATCGCAAAATTTTAGTGGCCCTAGACAACAGCCCCGCCAGCGACACCCTCTTTACTCAAGCCCTTGAGCTAGCCCAAGCCACTGATGGCGCCCTCTTACTGGTACACAGCCTGTCAAACCAGGAAGAAAGCAGTCCCTTGCCCATGTCACCCCGGCTCGACAACATCTACTGGGCACCCGGTACCGAGCTCGATCTAGAGGCGTGGCGACAAGCTTGGGTGCGCTACGAACACGAGAGCTTTGATCGCCTGCGTCACCACGCTGCTACAGCCAATACAGCGGGAGTCCCCGCCGAGTTTCGGCAGTTGATTGGCAACCCCGCAACCGTCATCTGCAAAGCCGCTCAAGAGTGGGGAGCCGACCTCATTCTCATCGGCAACCGAGGCCGCACAGGCTTGGCCGAGTTGGTTTTAGGCAGCGTCAGCAATCACGTCATGCACCGTGCTACCTGCTCTGTGCTGGTGATGAAGGCCAATGTCCTCAGCTCCACCGCAACCTCTGCTACAGCCGAAGTTGCGTAA
- a CDS encoding NAD(P)/FAD-dependent oxidoreductase translates to MAPTADIIIIGAGISGLAAGCYAQMNGYRSQIFEAHDKPGGLCTAWQRQGYTFDAGIHYIFGTGEGQPFYELWQELGALQGVEFTNQTEFMQIHGPQGKVLQVHSQPDELQAHLLALAPEDAKLIEGFCKGVRTFKGFDLSMLQQKPKSMMTAADWARLGKQVLPFMGVLGKWSQLSLRDLAGQVKNPFLRSAMPHMFAWPDVPVMVGMSLLAYLDNGNAGSPVGGAIAFARAIEQRYLELGGEIHYSSPVERVLVENDQAVGVRLISGEEHRAARVISACDGRRTIFDLLKAEYVNRRIEKLYDGHLPMHSQFQVSLGVNMDFSHRPHWVTHLLEEPIAIANQPHAEIGVKHYCFDPSLAPPGKSVVSLMVTTHYSDWQGSHVAHPNQAAEMLIERMEEFYTGLGAAVENMEVTTPLSYEKLTGNWQGASCGWLLTKDTLPLMIKGVPKRLPGLDNFYMVSQWTEPGGSLPIVALSGRNMIYEICREDGRTFEATVPG, encoded by the coding sequence ATGGCCCCTACTGCAGACATTATCATCATTGGCGCTGGCATTTCTGGGCTAGCCGCCGGGTGCTATGCCCAGATGAACGGCTACCGTAGCCAAATTTTTGAAGCTCATGATAAACCTGGGGGTCTGTGCACAGCGTGGCAGCGGCAGGGCTACACCTTCGACGCTGGCATTCACTACATCTTTGGCACAGGGGAGGGGCAGCCGTTCTACGAGCTGTGGCAAGAACTGGGGGCGTTGCAGGGGGTAGAATTTACCAACCAGACCGAATTCATGCAGATTCATGGCCCTCAGGGGAAGGTGCTGCAGGTGCACAGCCAGCCCGACGAGCTGCAAGCGCACTTGCTGGCTCTAGCTCCGGAGGATGCCAAGCTCATCGAAGGATTTTGTAAGGGGGTGCGCACCTTCAAGGGCTTTGACCTGTCGATGTTGCAGCAAAAGCCCAAGTCGATGATGACAGCGGCGGATTGGGCGCGGCTGGGCAAGCAGGTACTGCCGTTTATGGGAGTGCTGGGCAAGTGGAGTCAGCTCTCCCTGCGAGATCTAGCGGGGCAGGTGAAGAACCCGTTTCTGCGATCGGCGATGCCCCACATGTTTGCTTGGCCCGATGTGCCGGTGATGGTAGGCATGTCGCTGCTGGCTTATCTGGATAACGGTAATGCCGGCTCGCCAGTAGGGGGGGCGATCGCATTTGCCCGCGCCATTGAACAGCGCTATTTAGAACTAGGCGGTGAAATTCACTATTCATCCCCAGTGGAACGCGTGCTGGTGGAGAATGACCAAGCCGTAGGGGTGCGCCTAATCAGCGGCGAAGAGCACCGAGCTGCTCGGGTGATCTCTGCCTGCGACGGTCGCCGCACCATCTTTGACCTGCTCAAGGCCGAGTACGTCAACCGCCGCATCGAAAAGCTCTACGACGGGCATCTACCGATGCATTCCCAGTTTCAGGTGTCGCTGGGAGTGAATATGGATTTTTCCCATCGGCCCCACTGGGTGACGCATTTGTTGGAGGAGCCGATCGCGATCGCTAATCAGCCCCATGCCGAAATTGGTGTCAAACACTATTGCTTTGATCCATCGCTTGCCCCTCCTGGCAAATCAGTCGTGAGCCTCATGGTGACCACCCACTACAGCGATTGGCAAGGAAGCCATGTAGCCCATCCAAACCAAGCGGCGGAGATGCTAATTGAGCGCATGGAGGAGTTTTACACAGGCTTGGGGGCAGCTGTGGAAAACATGGAGGTAACCACTCCCCTCAGCTACGAAAAACTCACCGGCAATTGGCAGGGTGCCAGCTGCGGCTGGCTGCTGACCAAAGACACCCTGCCGCTGATGATTAAAGGCGTGCCCAAGCGCCTCCCCGGCCTAGACAACTTCTACATGGTGAGCCAGTGGACCGAGCCGGGTGGCAGTCTGCCCATCGTGGCGCTGTCGGGTCGCAACATGATCTACGAAATCTGCCGCGAAGATGGGCGCACATTTGAAGCTACCGTGCCGGGGTAG
- a CDS encoding amino acid adenylation domain-containing protein, translating to MILTGPGSNNQEKSQLNSHPSPVAEALTLRESLHRSNCHNPYDCVHEWFEAQVEATPHAIAVSFLEQSLTYQDLNERANQLAHFLLAQGLQPQELVAISMERCLELIVSIWGVLKAGGAYVPIDPTYPQQRQQYMLQNSQANFLLTQKHLIYGLPDHSARVISVDTDWETAIAPYPRHNLGRPILPEHPAYVIYTSGSTGAPKGVKITHRGVINHSVAITQAFELDSRDRVLQFSSISFDIIVEELFPTLLNGATLVLRTAEISTSIRQFLEFVAARDITILNLPTAFWHELVSGLALLQLSMPPSVRLVVVGGEKASRLSYAEWVRLVGHYPRWLNTYGPTETTVTATLYDPAQSQYHPDQGEIPIGKPIANVEVYVLNPDLEPVPFGEVGELHIGGPGVAIGYHQLPSRTAEKFIPNPFSDDPHSRLYKTGDTVRYLPDGNLEFIGRVDFQVKLRGFRIELGEIETGLEQHPSVRQAIVLAREDVPGDKHLVGYLIAQPNHALNLSDIRTFLCQKLPEYMVPAAFVEMDTFPLSPNGKVDRTNFPAPDTRNQGETKPVVAPSNSTESKLLEIWETILGITNISITDNFFELGGHSLLIARLCQHIEYHFNRSLPPAAIFQAPTVEQLANFLQHDQVPAMSSSMIVIQAGNPATISPLFCIHVLGENGIFLRPLVSYLDPAQPVYGLSAQMLERKNAPPNQIKDLAAFYVQEMRIVQPVGPYFIAGVSFGGEIVFEIAQQLVRQGETVGLLALLDTFGPEDISAKLGRASSHFANLFDQGLPYLLNKVKRRWNDIWPSLLYRYNKLSLKLGQNLSYEQQFLMVLEENKAASKKYIYETYPGKLTLFRATEEIYYSQAYLDEGLGWRDFAGGGLEVHDVPGDHVNMLHEPHVQVLAQEFANCLSKAQASQHIS from the coding sequence ATGATCTTAACGGGTCCTGGATCTAACAATCAGGAAAAATCGCAGCTGAACAGCCATCCTTCTCCGGTTGCAGAGGCTTTGACACTACGCGAGAGCTTACATCGGTCTAATTGTCACAATCCATATGATTGTGTTCATGAGTGGTTTGAAGCTCAGGTTGAGGCTACACCGCACGCGATCGCAGTATCTTTCCTAGAACAATCCCTCACTTACCAGGACCTCAACGAACGGGCCAACCAACTTGCTCATTTTCTTCTGGCGCAAGGCCTGCAGCCTCAGGAATTAGTAGCAATTTCGATGGAGCGTTGCCTGGAACTGATAGTTAGCATTTGGGGTGTATTGAAGGCCGGAGGCGCTTATGTACCGATTGATCCAACCTACCCGCAACAACGGCAGCAGTACATGCTGCAAAATTCCCAAGCCAATTTTTTATTGACACAAAAACACCTGATCTATGGGTTGCCAGACCATTCGGCCCGGGTGATCTCTGTAGACACCGACTGGGAAACCGCGATCGCACCTTACCCTAGGCACAATCTAGGACGACCTATTCTCCCCGAACATCCCGCCTATGTGATTTACACCTCTGGTTCCACGGGAGCTCCCAAAGGGGTAAAGATCACCCATCGCGGCGTTATCAACCATAGTGTTGCAATAACCCAAGCATTTGAATTGGACAGCCGCGATCGCGTGTTGCAATTCTCCAGCATTAGCTTTGACATCATTGTCGAAGAGCTATTTCCCACGCTGCTTAACGGAGCTACACTGGTTTTGCGGACAGCCGAAATTTCCACATCTATTCGCCAGTTCCTAGAGTTTGTCGCAGCTCGTGACATCACGATCCTTAATTTGCCCACTGCCTTCTGGCACGAATTAGTGAGTGGGCTAGCTCTTCTACAACTCTCAATGCCTCCGTCGGTGCGCTTGGTCGTCGTCGGTGGAGAAAAAGCCTCCCGGTTATCCTACGCAGAATGGGTTCGCTTGGTGGGCCATTACCCCCGCTGGTTGAATACGTATGGTCCAACCGAAACCACAGTTACAGCGACCCTCTACGATCCTGCCCAGTCTCAGTACCATCCTGATCAGGGCGAAATTCCTATTGGCAAACCAATCGCCAACGTCGAAGTCTACGTGCTCAATCCAGATTTAGAGCCAGTCCCCTTTGGCGAAGTAGGAGAACTCCACATTGGAGGCCCTGGGGTAGCCATTGGGTATCATCAGCTTCCCTCTCGAACTGCCGAAAAATTCATACCCAATCCATTTAGTGACGACCCTCACTCTCGGCTCTACAAAACTGGGGATACCGTGCGCTACTTACCCGACGGCAACCTAGAATTTATTGGGCGGGTCGATTTTCAGGTGAAATTGCGGGGCTTCCGGATCGAACTGGGTGAAATCGAAACGGGTCTGGAGCAGCATCCCTCAGTGCGGCAAGCAATCGTCCTGGCCCGCGAAGATGTGCCTGGAGACAAACATCTTGTGGGCTACTTAATCGCTCAACCCAATCACGCACTTAACCTGAGCGACATTCGTACTTTTTTGTGCCAAAAACTCCCTGAATATATGGTGCCAGCGGCTTTTGTGGAAATGGATACTTTTCCTCTGTCGCCGAACGGCAAAGTCGATCGCACCAACTTTCCCGCCCCTGATACACGCAACCAAGGTGAGACTAAACCAGTCGTTGCTCCTTCTAATTCCACTGAAAGCAAGCTATTGGAGATTTGGGAAACTATTCTAGGCATCACCAATATCAGCATTACGGACAACTTTTTTGAATTGGGCGGCCATTCTTTGTTAATTGCCCGGTTGTGCCAGCACATCGAATATCATTTCAATCGATCGCTTCCACCCGCTGCAATTTTCCAGGCCCCAACAGTGGAACAACTAGCGAACTTCTTGCAGCATGATCAGGTGCCTGCTATGAGTTCTTCCATGATTGTTATCCAAGCCGGAAATCCTGCAACAATATCGCCTTTATTTTGCATTCATGTGTTAGGGGAAAACGGTATTTTCCTCCGTCCACTGGTTAGTTATTTAGATCCTGCGCAACCCGTTTACGGCTTATCTGCTCAAATGCTTGAGCGCAAAAATGCACCCCCAAATCAAATCAAGGATCTTGCGGCATTTTATGTGCAAGAGATGCGGATAGTCCAACCTGTGGGTCCATATTTCATAGCCGGAGTCTCATTCGGTGGGGAGATTGTTTTTGAAATTGCTCAACAACTGGTAAGACAAGGAGAAACCGTAGGGTTACTAGCCTTGTTGGACACCTTTGGCCCAGAAGATATCAGTGCAAAACTTGGAAGAGCATCATCCCACTTTGCTAATCTCTTCGACCAAGGCTTGCCCTACCTGCTGAATAAAGTGAAGCGCCGATGGAATGATATTTGGCCAAGTTTGTTGTACCGCTATAACAAGTTAAGTTTGAAGCTAGGCCAGAATTTGTCCTATGAACAGCAGTTCCTGATGGTTCTAGAAGAGAATAAGGCGGCATCTAAGAAGTATATTTACGAGACGTACCCTGGTAAGCTCACTCTCTTTCGGGCAACAGAAGAAATCTACTATTCCCAAGCTTACTTGGATGAAGGGTTAGGTTGGCGAGATTTTGCAGGCGGAGGGTTAGAGGTTCATGATGTACCTGGAGATCATGTGAATATGTTGCATGAACCCCACGTACAGGTATTAGCCCAAGAATTTGCTAATTGTTTAAGCAAAGCTCAGGCAAGTCAGCACATTTCCTGA
- a CDS encoding YifB family Mg chelatase-like AAA ATPase, translating to MLARVWSAALVGIDALKVGVEVDISGGLPGVVVVGLPDTAVQESRERVKAALKNAGFPFPMRKVVINLTPADLRKEGPIFDLPISVGILAASEQVNTDALNDLLFLGEVSLDGSLRAVAGVLPIAAAAQKLGIRCLVVPADNGREAAVVPGLTVYSFNHLSEVADFLNNPSGHNPVVVDTKLAMNSTANALNLRDVKGQAQARRALEIAAAGGHNLIFVGPPGSGKTMLARRLPSILPPLQFEEALDVTQIHSVAGLLKEKGTLVNTRPFRSPHHSASGPSLVGGGSYPKPGEISLAHRGILFLDELTEFKRDVLEYLRQPLEDGYVTITRTRQSVVFPAQFTLIASTNPCPCGFYGDSVQPCTCSPRSRENYWSRLSGPLMDRIDLQVVVSRIKPEEMTQHQPGEASEPVRDRVLAARQRAHDRFKTEPGLQCNADMQSRHLKHWCPLDNTSKTLLEGAVRQLGLSARAMDRILKVGRTIADLDGAEDLQTHHIAEAIQYRTIDRMQ from the coding sequence ATGTTGGCAAGGGTCTGGAGCGCGGCGCTAGTGGGCATCGATGCCCTCAAGGTTGGGGTCGAAGTCGATATCTCGGGCGGCTTGCCTGGTGTAGTTGTTGTAGGCCTGCCCGATACCGCTGTCCAAGAGTCCCGCGAGCGGGTCAAGGCCGCCCTTAAAAATGCTGGCTTTCCCTTTCCCATGCGCAAGGTGGTGATCAACCTCACCCCCGCCGACCTTCGCAAAGAAGGCCCTATTTTTGACCTGCCCATCAGCGTTGGCATTCTCGCCGCCTCAGAACAGGTGAACACCGATGCCCTCAACGACCTGCTGTTTTTGGGAGAAGTCTCCCTCGATGGCAGCCTGCGGGCGGTGGCCGGAGTACTGCCGATCGCAGCAGCAGCGCAAAAACTTGGTATTCGCTGCCTGGTAGTGCCCGCCGACAACGGGCGCGAGGCCGCCGTAGTGCCAGGGCTGACGGTCTACAGCTTTAATCACCTATCGGAAGTTGCAGATTTCCTTAACAACCCCTCAGGCCACAACCCCGTGGTGGTCGATACCAAACTAGCAATGAACTCAACTGCAAACGCGCTGAATTTGCGAGATGTGAAAGGTCAGGCTCAAGCTCGCCGTGCTCTGGAGATCGCCGCTGCAGGCGGCCATAATCTTATCTTCGTCGGACCTCCTGGCAGTGGCAAAACCATGCTGGCTCGTCGTCTACCCTCCATTCTGCCACCGCTGCAATTTGAAGAAGCCCTAGATGTCACCCAGATTCACTCCGTTGCTGGACTATTAAAGGAGAAAGGGACTCTGGTGAATACGCGCCCCTTTCGCAGTCCCCACCATTCTGCCTCCGGACCATCCCTGGTTGGCGGTGGCAGCTACCCCAAGCCGGGAGAAATCTCTCTGGCCCACCGAGGGATCCTTTTTCTCGATGAGCTGACGGAATTTAAGCGCGATGTGCTGGAATATCTGCGCCAACCCCTCGAAGACGGCTACGTCACCATTACTCGCACCCGCCAATCTGTCGTTTTCCCGGCTCAGTTCACCCTGATCGCCAGCACCAATCCCTGCCCCTGTGGCTTCTACGGTGACTCGGTGCAACCCTGTACCTGTAGCCCCCGCAGCCGCGAAAACTACTGGTCGCGCCTCTCAGGTCCCCTAATGGATCGGATCGATTTGCAGGTGGTGGTCAGCCGCATCAAGCCCGAAGAGATGACCCAGCACCAGCCAGGGGAAGCGTCGGAACCAGTACGCGATCGCGTACTGGCTGCCCGCCAGCGCGCCCACGATCGCTTCAAAACCGAGCCTGGTCTGCAATGCAACGCCGATATGCAGAGCCGCCACCTAAAGCACTGGTGCCCGCTGGATAATACCAGTAAAACACTGCTAGAAGGAGCTGTACGCCAGCTAGGGCTGTCAGCCCGCGCCATGGATCGCATCCTCAAAGTCGGCCGCACCATCGCTGATTTGGATGGCGCTGAGGATCTGCAAACCCACCACATCGCCGAGGCGATTCAATACCGCACCATCGATCGCATGCAGTGA
- a CDS encoding HD domain-containing protein, producing MTNQRLQQQIAFVVEIDQLKQVLRQTQLMDASRRENSAEHSWHLAMMALVLAEYAPAEVDMQRAIHQVLIHDLVEIDAGDTFCYDAAGHDDKADREQRAADRIFGLLPGAIAQDLRQIWDEFEAQATPTARFAASLDRIQPLLHNWQTQGGTWKQHGISRSQVMRRMAPVEKGAPELWPFVLEVIEESVAKGYLTA from the coding sequence ATGACCAACCAACGACTCCAGCAACAAATCGCCTTCGTGGTCGAGATCGACCAGCTCAAGCAGGTTTTGCGCCAAACCCAACTGATGGATGCCTCCCGCCGTGAGAACAGCGCCGAGCATTCCTGGCACCTGGCGATGATGGCCTTGGTGCTGGCAGAATACGCCCCTGCTGAGGTGGATATGCAGCGGGCAATTCACCAGGTGCTAATTCACGATCTGGTGGAAATTGATGCGGGCGACACCTTCTGCTACGACGCGGCGGGGCATGACGACAAGGCCGATCGCGAGCAACGGGCGGCCGATCGCATCTTTGGCCTGCTCCCAGGGGCGATCGCCCAAGACCTCCGCCAAATCTGGGACGAGTTTGAAGCCCAGGCCACCCCCACCGCTCGCTTTGCCGCCTCGCTGGATCGCATCCAACCCCTGCTGCACAATTGGCAAACCCAAGGCGGCACCTGGAAGCAGCACGGCATCAGCCGCTCCCAGGTGATGAGGCGTATGGCTCCAGTGGAAAAAGGTGCTCCAGAACTGTGGCCCTTTGTACTGGAGGTGATTGAAGAGTCCGTAGCGAAGGGGTATTTGACAGCTTGA
- a CDS encoding phasin family protein produces MAGFGDLVKKAFYLGVGVASYAGEKAGDTLKDLREQTQGIVNELVARGEITAEEAQRLVNEMVNRAQDGATSPTENLPQPRPIEILDDDAPLSNPTDAQTAALREQVATLRQELETLKQKSSN; encoded by the coding sequence ATGGCCGGTTTTGGAGATTTGGTGAAAAAGGCGTTCTACCTAGGGGTTGGGGTCGCTTCCTACGCCGGTGAGAAAGCGGGCGACACCCTCAAAGATTTGCGCGAGCAGACCCAGGGCATTGTCAATGAACTGGTGGCGCGGGGCGAGATTACGGCTGAGGAAGCCCAGCGCTTGGTAAATGAGATGGTCAACCGTGCCCAGGATGGGGCAACCTCACCCACCGAAAACCTACCGCAGCCCCGGCCCATTGAAATTTTGGATGACGACGCCCCTCTGTCTAACCCCACCGACGCCCAAACTGCTGCTTTGCGTGAGCAGGTGGCTACTCTGCGCCAAGAATTAGAAACTTTGAAACAAAAGTCGAGCAACTAG